CTTCGCCACCTACGGCAACGCCGGTTTCCTGCGTGACCAGATGTGTCGCCAGATCTGCCCCTACGCCCGTTTCCAGTTCGTCATGTTCGACCCCGACACGCTGATCATCGCCTACGATGCCAAGCGCGGCGAATCGCGCGGTCCACGGGCCAAAAATGCCGATTCCAAAGCGCAAGGCCTGGGCGACTGTGTCGATTGCGGCATCTGTGTCCAGGTTTGCCCGACCGGCATCGACATCCGCAACGGTCTGCAAAACGAATGTATTGGCTGCGCCGCGTGCATCGATGCCTGCGACCAGGTGATGGACAAAATGAATTACCCGCGTGGCCTGATCCGCTATTCGACCGAAAACGCCGTGACCCGCCACTATTCGGCGATGGATATCCTGCGCCGCGCCGTCCGGCCGCGCGTCATCATCTACGCCGCCATCCTTGCCTTACTGACCTTCGCCACCGCCTGGTCGCTGGCCACCCGCATTCCACTCAAGGTCAACATCCTGAAGGATCGCAGCAGTCTGTCGCGTGAGGCCGACGATGGCAGCATCGAGAACATCTACCGCCTGCAGATCATGAATACCGGCGACCAGACACGACGTTTCCGCATCACGATCAGCGGCAACGACAACCTGCGCCTGGGCAGCGACGAGGAAATCACCGTAGCCGGTGGTGAAATCGGCATCCAGAGCGCCATTGTCCGGGCCGAAAGCGGCTCGATCCCGTCCGGCGCAACGCCACTCTCCTTCAGCATCACCGACATCGCCGAAAACCATGTCGCGGTGACTGAAAAAACAAAATTCTGGATGCCTTGAGGCCAAGCCGCCGCAGCCATCCCTGGCTGCGGTCGGCGAAAACCCGGCCGGACGATGAACAGCAGGGGCATTCGATGTTAGATTGCCCCTTCTACGAATCTCGACGCGAAAGGAAAGGGGCATCATGAGCACGATCAGTATCCTCGGCATTGCCGGCAGCCTGCGCCAGGCATCGACCAATCGCGGCCTGTTGCGTGCCGCACAGGCCAACCTGCCGGCCGATAGCACGATGGAAATCGCCGACCTGACGGACATCCCGTTCTACAACCAGGACATCGCCGAAAAACCGGCCTCCGTCAGCCGCGTTCTCGCCCAGATTGCAGCCGCCGACGCCCTGGTGCTGGGCAGCACGGAATACAACTATTCGCTGGCCCCCGCCTTGAAAAACATTCTCGACTGGGCGTCGCGCGAGCCGAACAATGCCTTGCTCGCCGGCAAGCCGGTGGCCATCATGGGTGCGGCGGGCGGCATGGGATCGTCACGGGCGCAGTATCACCTGCGGCAGGTCTGCGTTTTCCTCGATCTGCAACCGCTGAACAAACCGGAAGTGTTCGCCAATGCCTTTGCCGGCGGCTTCGATGCCGCAGGCAACCTGACCGATCCCAAGCTGACGCAACTGGTTGCCGAACAAATGCTGGCCCTGGTTGGCCGGGTCAAGGCTGCACGTCGCTGAGCGGCATCCATGGAATTGGCACAAATCAGCCAGGCACTGAGAAACGACGCAATGACCGTCGTTTTTTTCAACGTGCTGTTGCAGCAACTCGGCCTGCCGGTACCGGCTGTCCCAACCCTGCTGCTGGCTGGCAGCCTGGTTCTCGCGCCGGAAGGCATCGTTCCTATCCTGGCCGCCGCCATCGTCGCCTCGGTGCTGGCTGACTGGGTCTGGTACGGCACCGGCCGGGTCTTCGGCTACCGGGTTCTGGCCGGTCTGTGCAAGCTCTCGATCAATCCATCATCATGCGTCAGCCAAACGGAAGCACGCTTCGTCCGCTGGGGTCTGTCGTCGCTGGTCGTCGCCAAGTTCATTCCCGGCTTTTCGACCGTCGCTCCACCGATTGCCGGCGCACTGCGCATGAGCCAACCGGGTTTCCTGTTGGCCGCCGGCATTGGTGCCGGCCTGTGGGCGGGCTTGGCACTCGGCGCCGGCTGGCTGTTGCAGGACGCCGTACAAACCGCCATCGCCACCCTCGACCGGCACGCCGGAAGAGCCCTGACCCTGACACTGCTTGCTCTGGGTATCTGGCTGGGCTGGAAACTGTGGCAGAAATACCGCTTCCGTAAATTCTGCGCCGTCCCCCATATTTCGCCCGACGAATTGCTGCAGGCCCTGGCCACCGAGCAGCCGCCCCTGCTCCTCGACCTGCGGGGAGCGTCGATGATCGCCGATGCAGGTCCGATCATCGGCGCCCGGATCGCCGAACACGATTTCCTGCGCGATGCGGTCGGTGACTGGCCCAAGGAACAGGCGATCGTCACCTTGTGCGCCTGCCCGGAGGATGCCGGCGCTATCCAGGCCGCCCGCCAACTGCTCAACCAGGGCTACTTGTCGGTCAAACCACTCAAAGGTGGCTACGACGCCTGGCTACAGGCAACCCGGCCCGCACAGGAAAGCACGTCTGCCGGATAGCCTGCTGCAGGGGAGTTAGTGCGTGCGTATTTTTGCCCAGTTACAGGAGAACGATGCCCTCCGAGAAACTTTTTCCACTTGTTAGCACTCATAGGCAGCGAGTGCTAAAATTGAATCAGGTTTTCAAGGAGAAAATTACGCGATGACCCAAGCTATGGCCCTTCCAATTCCCTCTGCGGTCGGCAACATCGACGCCTACATCCAGGCAGCGAACCGTTATCCGATGCTTAGCGAGTCCGAGGAGACAAAGCTGGCTGAGCGTTTCCACAACGATGGTGATGTGGAAGCGGCACGTCAGCTCGTGCTCTCGCATTTGCGCCTTGTTGTTTCAATTGCTCGCGGCTATCTCGGCTACGGCCTGCCGCACGCCGACCTGATCCAGGAAGGCAATATCGGTCTGATGAAGGCGGTCAAGCGCTACGACCCGACTCGCGGCGTGCGTCTGGTGTCCTTTGCCATGCACTGGATCAAGGCTGAAATCCACGAATACATCCTGAAAAACTGGCGCCTGGTCAAAGTGGCCACCACCAAGGCACAGCGCAAGCTGTTCTTCAACCTGCGTAGCCTGAAAAACAACTACGAAGGTGTCGATACGCTGTCCGGCACCCAGGCCGCCGAAGTTGCTGCTCGTTTGGGCGTCAAGCAGGAGGAAGTCGTCGAGATGGAAACCCGCCTGACCGGCCGCGACCTCGCGCTGGAAGGCAACCCTGATGATGGCGACGAGGCTTTTGCCCCGATCGACTACCTGGCCGATTCGCGCTACGAGCCGACTCGCGTCATGGAAAACAAGGCCATCGCCCGCCTGCACGACGAAGGACTGCACAACGCCCTGTCGGCACTCGACCCGCGCAGCCGCCGGATTGTTGAAGCGCGCTGGCTGAACAATGACGAAGGCGCAACACTGCATGACCTGGCCGCAGAGTTCTCGGTATCCGCCGAGCGTATCCGTCAGATCGAGGTCAAGGCACTGCAAAAAATGCGCGGCGTACTCGGCGCGAGCTGAGCGCCCATTGCGCCATAGAAAAGGGGAGCCATGGCTCCCCTTTTTATTTGTCCTTCGCTGACGGCAGGCTTTACTGATCGCCCGATAGCGTCGAAGAAGGATTCTTGAAGCGCAGACTGTAGGTAAAAACTTCCTTCGAACAAACGTCGATACAACGGCCGCAATTGGTGCAATCGGCCGACAGGATCATCGGCCCAACCCCTTTGGCCTCACCCTTCAAGGCCGGACGAATCACTTGCGGTTCGGGACAAACCTCGAAGCAATCCATGCAGTCGTTACACGCTACGCGAGCCGGGGCTGAAACACGCAACAGACTGCGCCGGCCCAGCAGATTGTAGAAAGCACCGACCGGACAGAGTCGACCGCACCAGCCGCGGCTCATCACGAAGAGATCGAACAGAAAAACCGAAAGCACCACGGTCCACGCCGCTCCCAGGCCGAAAATCAGCCCGCGATGCAGCATCGAGATCGGGTTGATCAGTTCCCACAAGACCACGCCCGTCAAGGCCGAACCGACCAGTGTCATACCCAGCATCCAGTAGCGGGTCTGCCGCGACAGATGCACGCTGCCCTTGATGCCGAGGCGATCGCGCAACCAGCCGGCGGTGTCGGTCACGACATTCACCGGGCAAACCCAACTGCAGTAAACCCGTCCCCCGACCAGGAAATAGAACAAGGCAACAATCGCCATGCCGATCAGGCCCAGCGTTTCTGGCACATGGCCGGTAAAAATCGACTGCAGGGCAACATACGGATCGGTCAGAGGAAGAACATCGAGCGTATAGCTGTAGTTCAAATTGCCTTTGACCACCCAGATGCCGGCCAGAGGACCGAGCAGGAAGAGCCCGAGAATACTGAATTGCGACACGCGGCGCAGGATCAGCCAGCGGTAGGCGCGCCACCAGCCTTTTTCCTCGACGGCCTCGGCGCCAATGCGTTTTTTATGGCGAATCTGGCTCATGGCTTTTCTCCCAGACCTGGAGGATGACTGGGCACCGCCCCGGCCTCACTGCCGGGCAAACCACGGGCCGGTGCCGTCTGGCCGCTGGCCGGATCGTAGTGACCAGGCAGGACGGCGCCCTCAGGTACGCGATCGGGCAGGTCGATCAATTTGGATTCATCCATCAATGAATGGCCCGCTTTCTTTTGCTCGTCCCAACCCACACGATAGTGGTGCCCCAACTCGCCCTTGGCCAGCTTAGGCGGCAGAACGCGAATCGCGGCTTCTTCCAGCACGCATGACTTTTCGCATTTGCCGCAACCCGTGCAGTGTTCGGAATGGACGGTCGGCAGAAACATGGCATGCCGACCGGTGCGCTGGTTGGGCTGCAAATCGAGCGTGATGGCCTTGTCGATGACCGGACAGACGCGATAACAGACATCGCAGCGCAACCCGAGGAAATTGAGGCAGGTTTCGTGGTCGATCAGCACCGCGACACCCATTTTGGCCTTGTTGATATCGGTCAGTTGATGGTCGAGGGCCTTGGTCGGACAAGCCTTGATGCAAGGAATGTCCTCGCACATTTCGCAGGGAATGTTGCGCGCCGTGAAGTAAGGCGTACCGGTGGCCACCGGTGTTTCCGGCTTGGCCAGTTCCAGCGTGTTGTACGGGCAATCGCGCACGCACAGGCCGCAGCGGATACAGGCGCCGAGAAAATCATCCTCCGGCAGTGCACCAGGTGGCCGCAATGCCAGGGCGGGCAAGGCTTTTGATTGTTTGGCGTAGAGCCCGAGTCCAAGACCGAGCATCCCGACACCGCAGGCCATCCGGGCCGAATCGAAAAGAAACTGGCGGCGTGCAGCACCGCTTTTGGGGGAATTTGTTGTCATGGCTTTCCACATTCATGCCGCAAGCGGGCTCGACAACCGAGGCCGATTTTGACCCGCGTAATTTACGCTTATAAGCGTTTAATGGTTTTAGCCCAGATCAAGCGAAACGCAATACTTGTTGCGCATTCAGACGGCAGGCCGCGATGATTTCGTCACGCGGCAAGTTGCGTAATTCAACCAGCACATCGGCGATCGCCGGCAGTTGTGCCGGCGTATTGCGCCCCCGGTCAAGCCAGGCGGGCGGAATATCCGGGGCATCGGTTTCAAGGACAATGGCGTCCAGCGGCAACTCGGCGGCCAGCGCCCGGATACGGCTTGAGCCGCTGTAGGTCATGGCGCCGCCAAAACCGAGCTTGAAACCCAGCTTGATGAATTCATCGGCCTGCTGACGGCTGCCATTGAAGGCGTGGGCGATGCCTCCCGACACACGAATCCGGCGCAACTGCTTGAGAATCGGGTCGATCGAGCGGCGCACATGGAGAATCACCGGCAGCTCGAACTCGCGAGCCAGTTTGAGCTGCTCAACAAAAAAATGCGTCTGACGGACCGGGTCGAGATCAGGCACGTAACCATCCAGGCCGATTTCACCCACGGCGACTGGCCGCTCGGACTCAAGCCAGTGTCGCACGGTCGCCAGATCGGAGTCCTGCGCCGCCATCGCGTACAGCGGGTGAATTCCGTAGGCCGCATGACAGCCGGGATAGCGCGCAACGACGGATTTCAGCCTGGCAAAGCCGTCGACCGCGACACCCGGCACAACGATCTGCCCGACGCCGGCAGCCAGCGCGGCGGCATGCACTGCATCGCGATCGGCTTCGAATTCGGCCGCATCGAGATGGCAATGGGTGTCGATCAGCATCGAATAAAGGGAAAATCCGGTTCGGCGCGTCGACCACTGATCAGATCGGCCAAGGCAGCTGCGGAACCGCAGGCCATCGTCCAGCCCAGCGTACCGTGGCCGGTATTGAGCCACAGATTGCCGTAGCGGCTGCGCCCGATGCAAGGCACGTTCGAGGGCGTCGCCGGACGCAGGCCGGTCCAGAAAACCGGCTCGCCATCTGCCTTCAGCTCTGGGAAAAGCTGGCGCGTCCGTTTCATCAGGGCGGCACAACGAACTGGATTGAGCTCAAGGTTATAACCGTTGAACTCGGCCGTGCCGGCAATTCTCAAGCGCTTGCCGAGCCGGGAAAAGACAATCTTGTGCTCATCGTCGGTAATGCTGACCATCGGGGCCTGCGCATCGTCGGCCAGCGGCAATGTGGCCGAATAGCCCTTGGCCGGATAAACCGGCAGCCCGATACCCAGTGGCTTGAGCAATAAGGGCGAGTAGCTGCCCAAAGCCAGCACATAGGCATCGGCCGTCAGCAATTCCGAACTCCGCTCGCTACGCACCAGAACCCCGGCAATTTGCCCACCGGCCGGCGCGATGCGGTCGACCGTCAAACCATACCGAAAATCAACGCCGGCGGCCTGCGCATGAGCCGCCAGCTGACGCGTAAATTGATGGGCGTCGCCAGATTCGTCGGATTGCGTGTAATCGCCGCCGATCAACAGCGAACGGGCGCCGGCCAGCGCCGGTTCGATTTTGAGGCATTGATCGACGTCGACCGTGTCACGATCCAGACCGAACTCGCGCATCAGCCGGGCTGCTTGAACCGCCCGTCCAA
The sequence above is drawn from the Dechloromonas sp. TW-R-39-2 genome and encodes:
- a CDS encoding VTT domain-containing protein, which codes for MELAQISQALRNDAMTVVFFNVLLQQLGLPVPAVPTLLLAGSLVLAPEGIVPILAAAIVASVLADWVWYGTGRVFGYRVLAGLCKLSINPSSCVSQTEARFVRWGLSSLVVAKFIPGFSTVAPPIAGALRMSQPGFLLAAGIGAGLWAGLALGAGWLLQDAVQTAIATLDRHAGRALTLTLLALGIWLGWKLWQKYRFRKFCAVPHISPDELLQALATEQPPLLLDLRGASMIADAGPIIGARIAEHDFLRDAVGDWPKEQAIVTLCACPEDAGAIQAARQLLNQGYLSVKPLKGGYDAWLQATRPAQESTSAG
- a CDS encoding NADPH-dependent FMN reductase; translated protein: MSTISILGIAGSLRQASTNRGLLRAAQANLPADSTMEIADLTDIPFYNQDIAEKPASVSRVLAQIAAADALVLGSTEYNYSLAPALKNILDWASREPNNALLAGKPVAIMGAAGGMGSSRAQYHLRQVCVFLDLQPLNKPEVFANAFAGGFDAAGNLTDPKLTQLVAEQMLALVGRVKAARR
- the napG gene encoding ferredoxin-type protein NapG, with the protein product MTTNSPKSGAARRQFLFDSARMACGVGMLGLGLGLYAKQSKALPALALRPPGALPEDDFLGACIRCGLCVRDCPYNTLELAKPETPVATGTPYFTARNIPCEMCEDIPCIKACPTKALDHQLTDINKAKMGVAVLIDHETCLNFLGLRCDVCYRVCPVIDKAITLDLQPNQRTGRHAMFLPTVHSEHCTGCGKCEKSCVLEEAAIRVLPPKLAKGELGHHYRVGWDEQKKAGHSLMDESKLIDLPDRVPEGAVLPGHYDPASGQTAPARGLPGSEAGAVPSHPPGLGEKP
- a CDS encoding TatD family hydrolase; its protein translation is MLIDTHCHLDAAEFEADRDAVHAAALAAGVGQIVVPGVAVDGFARLKSVVARYPGCHAAYGIHPLYAMAAQDSDLATVRHWLESERPVAVGEIGLDGYVPDLDPVRQTHFFVEQLKLAREFELPVILHVRRSIDPILKQLRRIRVSGGIAHAFNGSRQQADEFIKLGFKLGFGGAMTYSGSSRIRALAAELPLDAIVLETDAPDIPPAWLDRGRNTPAQLPAIADVLVELRNLPRDEIIAACRLNAQQVLRFA
- the napH gene encoding quinol dehydrogenase ferredoxin subunit NapH — encoded protein: MSQIRHKKRIGAEAVEEKGWWRAYRWLILRRVSQFSILGLFLLGPLAGIWVVKGNLNYSYTLDVLPLTDPYVALQSIFTGHVPETLGLIGMAIVALFYFLVGGRVYCSWVCPVNVVTDTAGWLRDRLGIKGSVHLSRQTRYWMLGMTLVGSALTGVVLWELINPISMLHRGLIFGLGAAWTVVLSVFLFDLFVMSRGWCGRLCPVGAFYNLLGRRSLLRVSAPARVACNDCMDCFEVCPEPQVIRPALKGEAKGVGPMILSADCTNCGRCIDVCSKEVFTYSLRFKNPSSTLSGDQ
- a CDS encoding D-amino acid dehydrogenase gives rise to the protein MRVLVLGAGVVGTASAWYLAKAGHEVTVVDRQPVAGNETSFANGGQISVSHAEPWANPHVLPRVIKWLGREDAPLLWRWRADPAQLGWGLRFLAECLPGRTRRNIAAIVALALYSRGCLQDLRKELALDYDQLERGILHIYTDHEEFGRAVQAARLMREFGLDRDTVDVDQCLKIEPALAGARSLLIGGDYTQSDESGDAHQFTRQLAAHAQAAGVDFRYGLTVDRIAPAGGQIAGVLVRSERSSELLTADAYVLALGSYSPLLLKPLGIGLPVYPAKGYSATLPLADDAQAPMVSITDDEHKIVFSRLGKRLRIAGTAEFNGYNLELNPVRCAALMKRTRQLFPELKADGEPVFWTGLRPATPSNVPCIGRSRYGNLWLNTGHGTLGWTMACGSAAALADLISGRRAEPDFPFIRC
- the ccoG gene encoding cytochrome c oxidase accessory protein CcoG translates to MSQPSAPRKTINIKAITDPDNKVYPRSISGPFTTWRWIFVWLTQIVFYGLCWLPWHGRQAVLFDIDARKFYFFDLVLWPQDTIYLVLLMILGALALFLFTAVAGRLWCGYSCPQTVYTEIFLWFEKVIEGERPKRMKLDAEPWSARKLGIKTAKHSVWILFSLWTGITFVGYFMPIHELINDLVSLSPGAWSAFWVVFYAFATYGNAGFLRDQMCRQICPYARFQFVMFDPDTLIIAYDAKRGESRGPRAKNADSKAQGLGDCVDCGICVQVCPTGIDIRNGLQNECIGCAACIDACDQVMDKMNYPRGLIRYSTENAVTRHYSAMDILRRAVRPRVIIYAAILALLTFATAWSLATRIPLKVNILKDRSSLSREADDGSIENIYRLQIMNTGDQTRRFRITISGNDNLRLGSDEEITVAGGEIGIQSAIVRAESGSIPSGATPLSFSITDIAENHVAVTEKTKFWMP
- the rpoH gene encoding RNA polymerase sigma factor RpoH, whose amino-acid sequence is MTQAMALPIPSAVGNIDAYIQAANRYPMLSESEETKLAERFHNDGDVEAARQLVLSHLRLVVSIARGYLGYGLPHADLIQEGNIGLMKAVKRYDPTRGVRLVSFAMHWIKAEIHEYILKNWRLVKVATTKAQRKLFFNLRSLKNNYEGVDTLSGTQAAEVAARLGVKQEEVVEMETRLTGRDLALEGNPDDGDEAFAPIDYLADSRYEPTRVMENKAIARLHDEGLHNALSALDPRSRRIVEARWLNNDEGATLHDLAAEFSVSAERIRQIEVKALQKMRGVLGAS